A single Anopheles maculipalpis chromosome 3RL, idAnoMacuDA_375_x, whole genome shotgun sequence DNA region contains:
- the LOC126561980 gene encoding poly(rC)-binding protein 3 isoform X3 yields the protein MEDSKMVKIGDINLSDDPAVTLTIRLIMQGKEVGSIIGKKGEIVKRFREESGAKINISDCSCPERIVTVSGSRSAIYKAFTLITKKFEEWCSQFQDQTNSQGKPQIPIRLIVPASQCGSLIGKGGSKIKEIREITGCSIQVASEMLPNSTERAVTLSGSAEAITQCIYHICCVMLESPPKGATIPYRPKPQVNGPVIVANGQAYTIQGNYAVPAQEVSGIAKNPLAGLAALGLAGAIPSNTGGLNPTAPVQSQSHEMTVPNDLIGCIIGKGGTKIAEIRQISGAMIRISNCEERDSGNTDRTITITGNPDSVALAQYLINMSVELQKANLGDEAGAAAAAAAAAATAQVTGAQPATAGIVPPSAAATLTAAASAAAAAAANSGVAGTGATGANAAAAAAAAVTNPLATAIPLAQLLAKPGTLNALNSLSALGSLTDLIGNLSSGAAAVAPIQTTGVNRPKTTRMRSPNTNNSMNGDSSKKSERNKFSPY from the exons GAAGTCGGAAGCATTATCGGGAAAAAGGGAGAGATCGTCAAGCGGTTCAGAGAAGAG TCCGGTGCAAAAATCAACATATCAGACTGCTCGTGCCCGGAACGAATCGTGACGGTCTCCGGATCCAGAAGTGCGATCTACAAAGCCTTTACACTAATCACGAAGAAGTTCGAAGAG TGGTGTTCCCAGTTTCAAGACCAAACGAACTCACAGGGCAAACCACAAATTCCAATTCGTCTGATTGTACCAGCTAGTCAGTGTGGCTCGTTGATCG GAAAGGGTGGctccaaaatcaaagaaattcgGGAAATCACCGGCTGCTCGATACAAGTTGCAAGCGAAATGTTGCCAAACTCGACGGAACGTGCCGTTACGTTGAGTGGCTCCGCTGAAGCAATCACGCAATGCATCTATCACATATGCTGTGTCATGCTGGAG TCACCACCGAAGGGTGCCACAATTCCGTATCGGCCAAAGCCACAGGTGAATGGGCCGGTAATAGTGGCAAACGGCCAGGCGTACACCATTCAGGGTAACTACGCCGTCCCGGCACAGGAG GTTTCGGGAATCGCTAAAAATCCGCTTGCGGGTCTAGCAGCACTTGGATTAGCTGGCGCGATTCCCTCCAACACTGGTGGACTTAATCCAACTG CCCCAGTTCAGTCGCAATCACATGAAATGACCGTGCCAAATGACCTGATAGGTTGCATTATTGGTAAGGGTGGCACCAAGATTGCAGAGATTCGCCAGATCTCTGGCGCCATGATACGCATTTCCAACTGTGAGGAGCGCGACAGCGGCAACACGGACCGAACGATCACCATCACCGGCAACCCGGACTCAGTCGCACTTGCCCAGTATCTGATCAACATGAG CGTCGAGCTTCAGAAGGCGAATTTAGGTGACGAAGCAggcgcagctgctgctgccgccgccgctGCGGCCACCGCACAGGTGACAGGTGCACAGCCGGCCACGGCCGGTATCGTACCACCATCGGCCGCAGCCACGCTTACCGCGGCGGCTTccgctgctgcagcagcagccgcaaaTTCGGGCGTCGCCGGAACGGGCGCGACCGGTGCGAAtgcggccgctgctgctgcggcggcAGTCACAAACCCACTAGCTACCGCGATACCGTTGGCGCAGCTGCTAGCCAAACCGGGCACATTAAATGCACTGAACAGTCTGTCCGCTCTCGGTAGTCTGACCGATCTGATCGGCAATCTGTCTAGTGGGGCCGCCGCGGTAGCACCGATCCAGACGACCGGTGTAAATCGACCCAAGACCACGCGTATGCGCTctcccaacaccaacaacagcatGAACGGTGACAGCAGTAAGAAAAGTGAACGCAATAAGTTCAGTCCCTACTAG
- the LOC126561980 gene encoding poly(rC)-binding protein 3 isoform X1 has protein sequence MEDSKMVKIGDINLSDDPAVTLTIRLIMQGKEVGSIIGKKGEIVKRFREESGAKINISDCSCPERIVTVSGSRSAIYKAFTLITKKFEEWCSQFQDQTNSQGKPQIPIRLIVPASQCGSLIGKGGSKIKEIREITGCSIQVASEMLPNSTERAVTLSGSAEAITQCIYHICCVMLESPPKGATIPYRPKPQVNGPVIVANGQAYTIQGNYAVPAQETCTVYPLAITGGLHAGISGLADPLLKGTHLQGAIPPHHLQPIPDVSGIAKNPLAGLAALGLAGAIPSNTGGLNPTALAALAGSQLRTNNNRNVAPVQSQSHEMTVPNDLIGCIIGKGGTKIAEIRQISGAMIRISNCEERDSGNTDRTITITGNPDSVALAQYLINMSVELQKANLGDEAGAAAAAAAAAATAQVTGAQPATAGIVPPSAAATLTAAASAAAAAAANSGVAGTGATGANAAAAAAAAVTNPLATAIPLAQLLAKPGTLNALNSLSALGSLTDLIGNLSSGAAAVAPIQTTGVNRPKTTRMRSPNTNNSMNGDSSKKSERNKFSPY, from the exons GAAGTCGGAAGCATTATCGGGAAAAAGGGAGAGATCGTCAAGCGGTTCAGAGAAGAG TCCGGTGCAAAAATCAACATATCAGACTGCTCGTGCCCGGAACGAATCGTGACGGTCTCCGGATCCAGAAGTGCGATCTACAAAGCCTTTACACTAATCACGAAGAAGTTCGAAGAG TGGTGTTCCCAGTTTCAAGACCAAACGAACTCACAGGGCAAACCACAAATTCCAATTCGTCTGATTGTACCAGCTAGTCAGTGTGGCTCGTTGATCG GAAAGGGTGGctccaaaatcaaagaaattcgGGAAATCACCGGCTGCTCGATACAAGTTGCAAGCGAAATGTTGCCAAACTCGACGGAACGTGCCGTTACGTTGAGTGGCTCCGCTGAAGCAATCACGCAATGCATCTATCACATATGCTGTGTCATGCTGGAG TCACCACCGAAGGGTGCCACAATTCCGTATCGGCCAAAGCCACAGGTGAATGGGCCGGTAATAGTGGCAAACGGCCAGGCGTACACCATTCAGGGTAACTACGCCGTCCCGGCACAGGAG ACCTGCACAGTATATCCACTAGCCATTACCGGTGGCTTGCATGCGGGCATCTCCGGTTTAGCCGATCCATTACTAAAAGGAACACATCTACAGGGAGCGATACCTCCACATCATCTACAACCGATACCTGAT GTTTCGGGAATCGCTAAAAATCCGCTTGCGGGTCTAGCAGCACTTGGATTAGCTGGCGCGATTCCCTCCAACACTGGTGGACTTAATCCAACTG CTCTCGCCGCTTTGGCCGGTTCTCAACTGCgaaccaacaacaaccgcaACGTAGCCCCAGTTCAGTCGCAATCACATGAAATGACCGTGCCAAATGACCTGATAGGTTGCATTATTGGTAAGGGTGGCACCAAGATTGCAGAGATTCGCCAGATCTCTGGCGCCATGATACGCATTTCCAACTGTGAGGAGCGCGACAGCGGCAACACGGACCGAACGATCACCATCACCGGCAACCCGGACTCAGTCGCACTTGCCCAGTATCTGATCAACATGAG CGTCGAGCTTCAGAAGGCGAATTTAGGTGACGAAGCAggcgcagctgctgctgccgccgccgctGCGGCCACCGCACAGGTGACAGGTGCACAGCCGGCCACGGCCGGTATCGTACCACCATCGGCCGCAGCCACGCTTACCGCGGCGGCTTccgctgctgcagcagcagccgcaaaTTCGGGCGTCGCCGGAACGGGCGCGACCGGTGCGAAtgcggccgctgctgctgcggcggcAGTCACAAACCCACTAGCTACCGCGATACCGTTGGCGCAGCTGCTAGCCAAACCGGGCACATTAAATGCACTGAACAGTCTGTCCGCTCTCGGTAGTCTGACCGATCTGATCGGCAATCTGTCTAGTGGGGCCGCCGCGGTAGCACCGATCCAGACGACCGGTGTAAATCGACCCAAGACCACGCGTATGCGCTctcccaacaccaacaacagcatGAACGGTGACAGCAGTAAGAAAAGTGAACGCAATAAGTTCAGTCCCTACTAG
- the LOC126561980 gene encoding poly(rC)-binding protein 3 isoform X2 — MEDSKMVKIGDINLSDDPAVTLTIRLIMQGKEVGSIIGKKGEIVKRFREESGAKINISDCSCPERIVTVSGSRSAIYKAFTLITKKFEEWCSQFQDQTNSQGKPQIPIRLIVPASQCGSLIGKGGSKIKEIREITGCSIQVASEMLPNSTERAVTLSGSAEAITQCIYHICCVMLESPPKGATIPYRPKPQVNGPVIVANGQAYTIQGNYAVPAQEVSGIAKNPLAGLAALGLAGAIPSNTGGLNPTALAALAGSQLRTNNNRNVAPVQSQSHEMTVPNDLIGCIIGKGGTKIAEIRQISGAMIRISNCEERDSGNTDRTITITGNPDSVALAQYLINMSVELQKANLGDEAGAAAAAAAAAATAQVTGAQPATAGIVPPSAAATLTAAASAAAAAAANSGVAGTGATGANAAAAAAAAVTNPLATAIPLAQLLAKPGTLNALNSLSALGSLTDLIGNLSSGAAAVAPIQTTGVNRPKTTRMRSPNTNNSMNGDSSKKSERNKFSPY; from the exons GAAGTCGGAAGCATTATCGGGAAAAAGGGAGAGATCGTCAAGCGGTTCAGAGAAGAG TCCGGTGCAAAAATCAACATATCAGACTGCTCGTGCCCGGAACGAATCGTGACGGTCTCCGGATCCAGAAGTGCGATCTACAAAGCCTTTACACTAATCACGAAGAAGTTCGAAGAG TGGTGTTCCCAGTTTCAAGACCAAACGAACTCACAGGGCAAACCACAAATTCCAATTCGTCTGATTGTACCAGCTAGTCAGTGTGGCTCGTTGATCG GAAAGGGTGGctccaaaatcaaagaaattcgGGAAATCACCGGCTGCTCGATACAAGTTGCAAGCGAAATGTTGCCAAACTCGACGGAACGTGCCGTTACGTTGAGTGGCTCCGCTGAAGCAATCACGCAATGCATCTATCACATATGCTGTGTCATGCTGGAG TCACCACCGAAGGGTGCCACAATTCCGTATCGGCCAAAGCCACAGGTGAATGGGCCGGTAATAGTGGCAAACGGCCAGGCGTACACCATTCAGGGTAACTACGCCGTCCCGGCACAGGAG GTTTCGGGAATCGCTAAAAATCCGCTTGCGGGTCTAGCAGCACTTGGATTAGCTGGCGCGATTCCCTCCAACACTGGTGGACTTAATCCAACTG CTCTCGCCGCTTTGGCCGGTTCTCAACTGCgaaccaacaacaaccgcaACGTAGCCCCAGTTCAGTCGCAATCACATGAAATGACCGTGCCAAATGACCTGATAGGTTGCATTATTGGTAAGGGTGGCACCAAGATTGCAGAGATTCGCCAGATCTCTGGCGCCATGATACGCATTTCCAACTGTGAGGAGCGCGACAGCGGCAACACGGACCGAACGATCACCATCACCGGCAACCCGGACTCAGTCGCACTTGCCCAGTATCTGATCAACATGAG CGTCGAGCTTCAGAAGGCGAATTTAGGTGACGAAGCAggcgcagctgctgctgccgccgccgctGCGGCCACCGCACAGGTGACAGGTGCACAGCCGGCCACGGCCGGTATCGTACCACCATCGGCCGCAGCCACGCTTACCGCGGCGGCTTccgctgctgcagcagcagccgcaaaTTCGGGCGTCGCCGGAACGGGCGCGACCGGTGCGAAtgcggccgctgctgctgcggcggcAGTCACAAACCCACTAGCTACCGCGATACCGTTGGCGCAGCTGCTAGCCAAACCGGGCACATTAAATGCACTGAACAGTCTGTCCGCTCTCGGTAGTCTGACCGATCTGATCGGCAATCTGTCTAGTGGGGCCGCCGCGGTAGCACCGATCCAGACGACCGGTGTAAATCGACCCAAGACCACGCGTATGCGCTctcccaacaccaacaacagcatGAACGGTGACAGCAGTAAGAAAAGTGAACGCAATAAGTTCAGTCCCTACTAG